The genomic window GACAAAGCATAAAACTGTGTTGACACCGTATTGCCTCCTTTAGGAAATCAATAAGGAAGCAGGTTGCAGGTGGTTCACAGTTCAACTGTAGGCCTTGCAAAGGGGGAAAGCTGCAACCACAcatgacaacaacaaaaatctaCCAGCAAAACAAATTGTATAACATATACCATTTTCAAATCAGAATAATTTATCTCCTATTTGCACATGATTTTGCCACCTGTgctttaatgaattaaaaacaattgctttaCTTAGTCCAGTAACTTTCTGCACATGTATAGTGAGTCAGTTATTATAAAACCGTATTTAGTGTATGTTGATATCATGGTCAGGAGCACCATAGCAACTTAACCCCCCCTCATCGAGGGGTTATTGTTGCTCATGTACTTGTGACAATCTCCATTAGGATACAGAGACTTCCATTTGCAAAACCAACACTTGAGTGTGCTTTCTCAATATTGGTACCCATTAACTTGGCACACTTAAGCAAGCATTAACACTCACGTGTTCCCTTTCTTTGGACTTTTGACTGGCACCCTAAGGGAAACATGGCCAGCTTCTACATGTGTATACTACTGCGATGCTTACATTGCTAGAACCACATAAGACTTGATTTGGAAGTTATGTTACACTGGTTGAAACAAACCGTTACATtgatgtctggtttcacagacccttatTAACAACTCTATTAAGTAATCCAAGCTTAGCGCTAATCTTAATTAATGAGTATACACTTGTAGACTAAACACCATATGTAGTTCTTGTAACCTGACCgtcttgttattttaaataaataaatattggcagTTTCTTTAATGAGTAGTCGTCTCTTCCTTTGAATTAGTTAACAACACAGGATGATGGAACACCATGACAGGAAACAGAACCCTAGGTCTGGTTTGATTTTTCAGGAATGAAAAAcaacttggttaaaaaaaaaactgcataattCTTGGAAATCTCTCATAATCTATGCCAATTTTCTTTATTGGAAATGAAAAGGCTTAAATCCTGGCTTAGTGTATCATGAGTTTGCAAAGTTTAAAAACAGACATATTAATGAAGTTCCTATAACTGTCAAGGTTTGATTTGCGAAACTCTAATTTAGCCAAATTGGATACTTTCTAATTGCCAGAGTGTGACTACCGACGTTACAGTTATatcaaatttaaataaagtttttttttttttttttttttttttttaattatgtattagtGTTATGTTTATTATAAACAGTCCTGCATTACTttgattgtgtaaaaaaaaaaaaaaaataataataataaaataaactttggtttactgttttattatatgaaacaacaacaagaagTTTTCACTGCTTGTTCTGCTGCATGTTACATTATTATAATGACCACATACTGTAGGATGAGCTGGGTTGTCTTTCCCTGCAAAAGATTAAAAATCCCATGGCTCCAATACATTTAATCAGACTCCAGATATACTGcagattgtaattattttttaaaaattaataattattcatttattgtaaagCTATTTACACATTTATAACATGAACTAACAGGTCTGTATGCTTTGTTAATCTTCAATCTTAATATTATTAGATGAAGGTAGCCTACGGCTTTTTGATAAACACAAAACCCTCTTAAAAACATCTTAACTGTACAAGGCAATGATCCAGAACTCAGATTATCCAAGCATGTGTCCCAGGCATTCTAGTGGAATAAGGTTTCATTACACTTGGTTGGCTAGAATTTGAGACCTTGTACTGAAGCCCACAATGAGCACATTCTGCAAATGTTTCCATTTCAGTACAACTGGGAGACTGTCTTGATGGGTATGTTGGTCAATAAGACCACTGGTTTGAGAAACAATCTGGTTGCATATTCCCTTCAGTCACAGTGTGCATAATTGTAGcttgttaagtttcctatctacaGCATGTAtcaattttataatgcatatatgtttttatttttttcaaagttatggcagggcaactccatagagttcacacaaacttgtttaaatgatctaaagagtacatttaaaaatgtgaccgaAGGGGATACACATCAAGAATTGTGAGAGACTATAATTGTTACTGAACAGTAATACAGAATTTatggatttttaaaatttatttaattttttgaggGGGAGATAATGAGCCAGAGACAAATTACTTTTATGACTTcctttaaaacaattatttgcaTCCCCTTTGTTCTCCTAGTGGTACATGGGGATATTATTTGTAGGTTCTGGTGACGAGGCAGGTTATCAAGGATTAATACCAGTTTTTATCTCAGTTGTCCATTCATTGACACATTGTGTAATAGACATAAACAAAATGCATATGAATAGTGCTGGGCTAAAATGTGATTTCTGCATTAATTATCGAATTATTTATAAAGAATACTTGCACAGTTTATTGTTATTGGGTAAAACAAGTAATGTAAAAACTGCCATCTTCCATTGCTTCTGCTCCAGAAACCCATGCTCTTTCAAGACACACATTACAGCTCTGGCTGAACCTGAAGCTTAGATTCCTGGTTCTCACCCTCACAGTACAGTCCCTAATGCAGGAGACTGCTCTTAGTGAACATTTAATAGATGAAAGCACTTTCATGTGAAGAAACAAGCTGGGATAAACTCTGAACTGTGTGCTAGGTTCCTtgatagaaaaaaacagcatggtGGAATTTATGAATGCAGCTATAAATGACCATGGATATGGGACAATTACAGATTACACTTGCATTAAATGTActcttagggttagggttagacacATTACACACTGTGAGTCAGATCCAGAAATGACCTTTGAAATGTAGAATGTATCCAATCTGTTTCAGATCACAGAGCCCTAGAAGTTGCCTAGTGTTTTAGAGAAGTTGTCTTGTCCATAACTGACTTATAACAGACTTGGGGTGATGGGAAGTTACAATATTTATGCATGTGATCCATCTAAATTACAaccattttttaatacaaaatccaagttttgttatttttagtttttaacgtTAGAATTAATTACCTTAGGCATAGATGTTACTTGCACTGGATTTTGAGATTTCAAGCTTTAGATACCAAACCACGTTAATCTGTCCCAACCAAAAAGTAAAGTCACCGAATATCTAAAATTACACCTAACTGGTAACTTtaaaaaccaaataataataataaaaaaaactattacaaaataaatagtccTGCAAAAAGTGGGGCACTTGATGGAAACCTGTCGGGACATTATTAAGTGGTCCTCTACTCCCTCTAGTGTTCTATTTCATATACTGCACACATTCCGggaataaacaaaagaaaaaaaaaaagataattttaatCAGTAACTATGTGTTTATAGCAATACATACCGATAAACTAATGTACACATATGCaccaaaatttaaataataatggtaattctctctctctatatatatgtatatatttttttgttgtcattACCGGAAGTAATTGTTTCTCACTACAGGAAGCTGCGCTGAGAAGGCACGCTGACGTTATCGGGTAATTGGCAGCTTGATCTGaataaagtaatgttttattaaaactactgtagttatttaaaaatatttaaataataaaaaataggttACGTGTTCAATGGTCGTCGTTTAAATCGAACATGTTGGATGTAAAAGTTGTCTATACTACTGTATATGTTATTTCCATAATGACTTCATattatctttgagttaattacAAGTAATCTGGGTGGTGAGTGGATTCATGGGTTATTTGCAAACTGTATTATAAGCATGACACTTTCTGCAAagatcatgtttttattttattttgaggaaCCTTGAAGCATGTCAGAAGCAAATAAAGAATGCAGTGGACACTTGTCTCAGAGAAGCCTAGAGGCAGGTGGTGAAGTACTGGTCGTAGATACCTCAGGGACAAACGCGGAAGACCAAGCTGCCAGGGACTCAATGATTGTTAAAATTGGGGCAACTGTGCCGACTGGATTTGAGCACACCGCTGCAGAAGAAGTGAAGGAAAAACTGTGCTCAGAATCTACAATAAGCAAAGACCGTGGAAGAATATACTTCGAAATAAACGCAAAAAATCTAccgcaggtgtgtgtgtgagagagatctTTATGGGGTTTGCATTCTGTTATGATTGTATATTAGTTCATGTATATCTGTTTGACATAACTAATAATGTCGTGCTTATATTTTCTAaatactttttatgttttattgaaccttttttaaaaaaaaaaaaaacccattaggATCCAGGTACAAATCTGATTCTTAACGTTGCATTCGgtattcaaatgtaaaatctgcATCTATCTTGTTTCATTTAATGATTTCAGTTGGAGAATCTATCGAGATATAGTAATATGAAATATAGTAACAGTTATTTTTACTTTGGTTATATTAAGTATAGCtacattttttctaaatattttattttgctcaggTTCATTGTCTGAAGTCAGTGGATAATTTATTTGTGGTGGTTCAGGAGTTTTCAGATTACCAGTTTAAAGACACCAAGGTAAGCTGTGCTTGATGTATTATTACATCATAGTCTTACCATCTGTAAACATGTGTGCTGTAAGCTTCCAAGTGGAtgcagtgttttgtgttacattaaGAGGTTTGGTTGTATATATGGTACAGTAAGGAGAACACATGATTTGCTGTTCTCTATCTCAAACCCAATTATAAAGCCACtatgtaatttatttcaaattagTGAACTTCAAGTGATCATGAAGATTCTGATGGACTATTTTTATATAACTTAAGATAAGTCAATCATAATGACAGCAGTCCCCTTTCTAGGAACTGTACAATGTGTATATCTTTTTTCAGGAAGAAACATTACAGGATTTCCAGCTGCTTCCTGACAAGCTTCCGTGGTCGAACCCGCTTGAGGTGTGGAAAATTAACAACGCTTTGAAGAAAAAGAGATCCTGGCGAAAAGTTGTTAATAAAAAATCTACACCCAAGGAAAATACTAAAAAAGCCATTGCAGAAAACTGTAGTGAACAAACTCATTTTGAAAAGCACAGTTCTGCAGATACTGTAGACAAATCAGCAAAAAAATCAGAAGGTCTTTTACtggaatcaaataaaaaaaacgaatGTTGCAATGATAAAGATAAAGCACCGAGTGTATCTAGTGACACCCTGCAAATTCAGGAAGATCGATTGCCTGGTTCAGCTACCGCAGCCTCTGATGACCATGATCATTGTGACTTACCAGATGGACAAGAGGCATCTAAGCTGCTCAAGTTCCGTGTAACCTGCAATAGGGCAGGTGAGAAACACAACTTTACCTCAAATGAAGCAGCAAGAGACTTCGGAGGAGCTGTCCAAGACTACTTTCTGTGGAAGCCCGATATGACTAAATTTGACATTGAGGTATGAATGTGTTCTTTATATTGTTAGGTCGAAGGCATTCTTCATTTGCAAATTACTGTACTGGTAATAGAGGTGATCCAGCAGTGCAAACATTTAGAAGTGTACACTGCGTTAACACTCACTGAAGCGTCTGGTTCGGATGCTTACATAATATCAGTTTCGCATCAGTAGGTACAATTGAGATGATTAATCCAAGGCTCAGTCCTGTATCTAATGTAACAACATGGCCCGTAGTCCAACATATTCCAGACTTTAATCAAGTCAGTGCTGTGATGCTGCCAAACTACTGGGGTGCTTTGTTTTGACAGGGCAGCGCATGTCTTATAAGTGTTAAAAGGTTACTGTAGTTTAAAGACTTTATTCAAAGTGCATAATTCCccttttgtttgtgcttttggTGTGCTTTCATTCAGGTTTTGCTAAACATTCATGACAATGAAGTCGTGGTTGCTATAGCACTTACTGAGGAGAGTCTTCACAAAAGAAATATCACCCACTTCGGGCCGACAACCCTGCGATCCACGCTTGCTTATGGAATGCTCAGGTAAGAGAAGGGGCAAACCGAACGATGTGAGGTATATTTCAACAACCACTGTCATAGTTCGTTTTAACTTTCTTGTATTAACGTGTTCGTTTATTTAATGGAATTGGAAAATGTTTAGATAATGGGAGATGTTCATTACTGTCTTAATCTGCCTGAAAGGTTTTGGCTGACACTCATTCAGTGTTCTGCAATTTAGTGTTTCCACATGTCAGTTTATTTAACCATAAAAAGgtcatttctaaatataaattaGTTCACCTTTGTTACACGTGATGCAGTCATGGTTTCCCTCCAGTTTTAGTCATAATGGGTTGTGTTTAGTGCACAGCAGTTTGAACCATAAGCCTACAGTGGGTCTCAAGATTTGGATACATTGCCAGGTGCTTTGCTGGAATCTTGCGTAATACAAGGACTGTAGCAATAGCATTGTTAGCCACTTCCATTTCACAACTTGTAAATTCTTAAGCAACaatcattcacattttttttttttgtaatataattaaaatacatctttttCTGTAATACAGGCTCTGTAAACCCCAGCCATCAGATATTATAATCGATCCTATGTGTGGAACTGGAGCTATACCTTTAGAAGTAAGATTTAATTGTACTTTATCTTTCGACAGTAAACTCTTTGTTTGTATCCCGTTAATTTGAACTCATTTacaatgtctgtttgtttgtaaGCTAAATGTAATGACTGCTAAGTGCATACACTTGTATATTAAGTGGATAAAAAGGCATCACAGGGGTCCATAACGACAACCCCCTGTTGCCAAGCCAAATCACTTattttgaaattagtttttgttttatattttaattttggcaATGTGGTACTAATTGTATATTAGTcagctaattaaaaatgaaattcttGTATTAATTCTGAAAGGATAATTGAATGTAAAGTCGTACCCCCCCCCCATAGTACAAACCTAAATTTATCCAGTTTCTTGAAAATTGCTtaataagtgtttaaaaaaaatctgcactgtggcatgtttttgttttaattaaatgtattttatttaagttaaaacTGATGTGTAATTTATTAAATTGATTCTTTTGTTAGGGAGCTATGGAGTGGCCATGTTCTTACTATGTGGCTGGGGATAACAATGAACTAGCGATAAACCGGACAATCAATAACATCAATCACATACACATTAAAAGGCAGAACAAAGGAAGGTAGGACGATGCACTTTTCGTTTTCTTTCTGGTTCTGCTTTTGAGATTCTGAAATTTAGGTGACTGTTAAAAGTGTGGTTTCCATCATACTATGTGAACCTCACTTTCTAAGCTCCTAAAGATGCATAACAGTTgtagatccattcctggttttactacaagtttaatgaGACTCACCTGAACTTTTTGCCTATAATTAAGCtcctaataaaacctggaatgggtgaaactgctatgcaataggaatcttatttccatcccagagCTTTCCTAAAACCCTcgcattttttcattttctgatgAAACCTTATTTTTGAGTTGTTCCAGGTATTTTGACTAATATGTAACTGAAGTTGTGTGGAAACGCAAAGGGTGCAGAAAACTAAGGGTCTGTGTGCTGCagaatattaacaataaaaaaaaaaaaatgtatgaaagttTGATTGGCATTTACATGTCATGGTATTTAGCTTTTTTGACTTTTTACAAGTTGTAGGGTTTTGacaatgtattttctttactTTCTAGCACAGCTTGTGGTCTTCCTATAGATACTGTACAATGGGACCTGTGTAAACTTCCTATCAGGACTGGCTCAGCTGATATCATCGTAACAGATATGCCATTTGGAAAAAGGTATGCCAGTGCTTttgtgtggtgttttattttttttagttacattCTTGTATTGCCTGTtttgtcatatttatttatattaatgtttgGATACCattctttatttccttttaaagtATAGCCTTTCTTGGTTGAACAGCAAAAGCATGTTGCAATCCAAAATAGTATTTtggaaaaaagtacattattttaagAGAATACTTTACTTTCCATGATCATTCATTTAGCTGTGTACTGTACTCTTAACTAAGTACAGTAGTCCGTCACTTATCTGCCCTAACTGTTTATGCGCCATGATCAAACTcatcagcaatgttagtttattattgaacagagaagattagttcagagattgtagttCCTATCAAAGTTTTTGTACGCTGTgctgtatgtgctccgtgcgctgccattgcttgtagtgtcacgtgagctgttcagtgtgttgataggtaaataaatcctgcggggcgtatcaacttcaacctccgtctcgatctcctgcctgtcactcagcagtgaatgcacgcacccacacggcagatggctaccctgtcaTAAGTTTTAATACACTGtatatttctaaacaagggatttaggggagcaccctaataaaagctgaatctcaaaacagtaattcTGGGAATATAATGTACCTCTGTCCCTTTTCTTTGTGGCGCCAGCAATAAAGTCGCTGACAAGGTGAGTGTCGttcagtcttttatttatttatcacaaacAACTGTAGCTGGCTTCCAATCTCACACTGTAGGCAGGTACTGTCTCTCACTCTAACTTTTTTAATGgctcctcccacacacacacacacacacacacacacacacacacacacacacacagccatgcaaTCTAACTAACCCTGTTTGCTGCAGGCTGCATGCATACCAGCTTAACAATACACACAACACCTACAACACAACAACCACAGCAGTGGCTCTTCTGAGCCCCCAGTTGTTCGGGTCGCTACAAtattaattgttacagctgtgtttaatggtatctaaaactgtttacaTATCCagccttactctggtcccacggACAGcggatatgcgacagattactgtTTTGTAAGTATGTTGCCCAATTGTTGTTCAGTAACAGTGAAGGAAATTGCTTACAAGTAcagtctgtctgtgttttttgttactcAAGAATAGGTTCTAGAAAGAAGAACTGGGACCTGTATCCCTCTTGTTTGAAGGAAATGGGCCGCGTCTGCAGACCAGAGATGGGGAAGGCGGTGCTGCTAACTCAGGACAAGAAATGTTTTGCTAAGGTAACTTGTTACTTGCAAAATGTTCTATGTGTCAGTGgtgattaatttttatttatttatttatttttatatagcgactaatggaccaccatcacaaagcgctttacaagatactagACTAGGGATTGTGAActttgcatcagctgcagagtcacttacaacaacatctcacctgaaagacggagcacaaggaggttaagtgacttactcggtcacacagtgagtcagtggctgagccgggatttgaaccgttGACTTgattataagcctgtttctttaaccactggtttaTTGAACATATTACAGTATAGTAGTAGACACTCCAGCCATAataatataccccccccccctccccttgcaCTATACAAGACTGAAACTACCAGATATTTTTGAGAATCAAAACTAGATATATCCTCGTATACTCATTATCATGTAAATCAGTCTTTGCCACTTTATTTTGCAAAGATGCTGCTGGAGAcatttaaaaactttataacATGAGGTAATGACTTCATATGTGCAAGGTTATATAAACTGCAGATTAACAGTGTAGACGTAGTGTTGTTTGAGAAGAGGTAGACTTGGCTGCCATAGATTAATTGGGGAAATAAGGAAAAGCATGAAATTATGCAAAGATGTGGAAAAGTACGGTATTCATTTTGTGAACAAtaagtgttatgtttgttttcttttagacttTGTCTACAATGGGACACCTGTGGCAGAAGTCTCACACTGTCTGGGTGAATGTTGGTGGGCTCCATGCAGCCGTTTATTTTCTGAAACGAACTTCATTGTCTTTCAACAAG from Polyodon spathula isolate WHYD16114869_AA chromosome 16, ASM1765450v1, whole genome shotgun sequence includes these protein-coding regions:
- the thumpd3 gene encoding THUMP domain-containing protein 3 isoform X1, which gives rise to MSEANKECSGHLSQRSLEAGGEVLVVDTSGTNAEDQAARDSMIVKIGATVPTGFEHTAAEEVKEKLCSESTISKDRGRIYFEINAKNLPQVHCLKSVDNLFVVVQEFSDYQFKDTKEETLQDFQLLPDKLPWSNPLEVWKINNALKKKRSWRKVVNKKSTPKENTKKAIAENCSEQTHFEKHSSADTVDKSAKKSEGLLLESNKKNECCNDKDKAPSVSSDTLQIQEDRLPGSATAASDDHDHCDLPDGQEASKLLKFRVTCNRAGEKHNFTSNEAARDFGGAVQDYFLWKPDMTKFDIEVLLNIHDNEVVVAIALTEESLHKRNITHFGPTTLRSTLAYGMLRLCKPQPSDIIIDPMCGTGAIPLEGAMEWPCSYYVAGDNNELAINRTINNINHIHIKRQNKGSTACGLPIDTVQWDLCKLPIRTGSADIIVTDMPFGKRIGSRKKNWDLYPSCLKEMGRVCRPEMGKAVLLTQDKKCFAKTLSTMGHLWQKSHTVWVNVGGLHAAVYFLKRTSLSFNKITKEDNENKEPAEKTKIE
- the thumpd3 gene encoding THUMP domain-containing protein 3 isoform X2, producing the protein MSEANKECSGHLSQRSLEAGGEVLVVDTSGTNAEDQAARDSMIVKIGATVPTGFEHTAAEEVKEKLCSESTISKDRGRIYFEINAKNLPQVHCLKSVDNLFVVVQEFSDYQFKDTKEETLQDFQLLPDKLPWSNPLEVWKINNALKKKRSWRKVVNKKSTPKENTKKAIAENCSEQTHFEKHSSADTVDKSAKKSEGLLLESNKKNECCNDKDKAPSVSSDTLQIQEDRLPGSATAASDDHDHCDLPDGQEASKLLKFRVTCNRAGEKHNFTSNEAARDFGGAVQDYFLWKPDMTKFDIEVLLNIHDNEVVVAIALTEESLHKRNITHFGPTTLRSTLAYGMLRLCKPQPSDIIIDPMCGTGAIPLEGAMEWPCSYYVAGDNNELAINRTINNINHIHIKRQNKGSTACGLPIDTVQWDLCKLPIRTGSADIIVTDMPFGKRF